One window of Halichondria panicea chromosome 7, odHalPani1.1, whole genome shotgun sequence genomic DNA carries:
- the LOC135339143 gene encoding NACHT, LRR and PYD domains-containing protein 3-like: protein MKLTDEQLNTAIKEPDLPELAACFDNTDDYLEKLELSPGQKTDVSEVKAKTRLNRTQAGIKLALEYWQNKNQLQATFQALLLIILSLLKGDVAVQVCKYLSDKYSTTSCPHSQERVLLNHKLSSYRDYLQSRYREPDSTSATQWPPVSTNKVFKLAMIQKEKIQRGKIDDEFVKLTITGKIDDILLKKTPVNLTNIFSEIGDRRHFVLIEGAPGSGKSTLALHICQEWAKGKLFQEFDIAILVRLRDPLVREAITISDLLPCTNKAMANEIETAIMSLYGKGVLWVLDGWDELSSDLPRDSIINKLIRPGTSQERPLHKSTMIITSRPSSSAELHPLVSSRVEVLGFNPHELEQYFTECLKGDSQAVQTLLERIRENPVVEGSCYLPLNASIVVNCFLSDNHSLPTSNHGIFTSIVQSSLKRYLQEKLGKTTPVGDITSPDSLPSEIRMQTVQMCQLAYHGIEKNKATFTDSDLAALCITKDISNVGLLQTVPSIISDGHLVYYCFLHLSIQELLAAIHISLMSPKQQISVFQKLFGNPRFSAVFQFYAGITKLSTSRPILSKLPRFLCPVPATVFDLVRKVVKTEKEKYGEPKPLLLSLINCLYEAKDSRLCVFVANLLNHNLNLNHTTMNPIDCLSVGYFASVCSNSSNGFTLSLKNCSISEQGCKFLARGLSKCPNSNNDIPTGGIHIAEIIENTSSISGLNLPFNAIGNSGLSTLCEALSTNTSLKTLNLRNCSLTISDDNGAALYQLLNTNNSLEYLSLNGNTVTSCRHIAAGLAVNKTLRTLDLECCELTDQSIEELSTGLINKIKRLYIWGNSSITEDGMKTLARHLTTHCSELTLLLIPDHLISCSKTVFRDANEERKRNGLPEINVYVY from the exons atgaaactgactgatgagcagctcaatacagcaataaaggaaccagatctacccgagttagcagcatgtttcgataACACTGATGATTATCTTGAAAAGCTGGAGCTGTCGCCTGGACAGAAAACTGACGTCAGCGAAGTGAAGGCTAAAACACGTCTAAACCGCACTCAAGCCGGAATAAAACTTGCCCTAGAATACTGGCAGAACAAGAACCAACTACAAGCCACCTtccaagctctgctactcatcatACTCTCCCTGCTCAAAGGAGACGTTGCTGTTcaagtgtgcaagtacttgtctgacaaat actccaccacctcgtgtccccACTCTCaagagagggtcctgctgaaccacaagctgtcctcgtacagggactacctacaaagtcgctacagagAACCAGACtccacatcagccacacaatggcctcccgtctcaacaaacaaagtctttaaactggccatgattcagaaagagaaaatacagagaggaaaaatcgacgatgaatttgttaAACTAACAATCACAGGAAAAATTGACGATATTTTACTTAAAAAAACTCCGGTTAACTTGACGAACATTTTCTCTGAGATTGGAGATAGAAGacactttgtgttgattgaaggagctcccggctctggcaagagcacccttgctctacacatttgtcaggagtgggcaaaggggaaactgttccaagaattcgatattgcaatccttgtcagactgagagatcccctCGTTAGAGAAGCCATTACAATTTCTGACTTACTTCCCTGCACAAACAAAGCGATGGCTAATGAAATAGAGACTGCAATTATGTCATTGTACggcaaaggtgtactgtgggtgctggACGGATGGGACGAACTTTCTTCTGACCTCCCTAGAGACTCAATCATCAACAAACTAATTCGACCAGGCACGTCACAAGAACGTCCGCTACACAAATCCACCATGATTATAACATCTCGACCATCATCTTCggctgagctccacccactagtcTCGTCCAGGGTGGAAGTGTTGGGGTTCAATCCACAtgaactagaacagtatttcACTGAGTGTCTGAAaggtgactcacaagctgtgcagactctactggagagaattcgagagaacccagtggtagaaggtagctgctacctccccctcaatgcttccattgtCGTTAATTGCTTCCTTTCTGACAACCACTCCCTCCCAACATCCAACCACGGGATATTCACATCAATTGTCCAGAGCTctctcaagagatacctcCAGGAGAAGTTGGGGAAGACCACTCCAGTGGGAGACATCACATCCCCAGACTCACTGCCCTCGGAAATCAGAATGCAGACCGtacaaatgtgtcaacttgcatatcaTGGGATCGAAAAAAACAAAGCGACATTTACTGACAGTGATTTGGCCGCTCTTTGCATTACGAAGGACATTTCAAACGTTGGATtattacaaactgttcccagtatcattagcgatggtcatttggtttactactgctttctccacctgtctattcaagagctactggcagcaatccacatctctctcatgTCTCCCAAGCAACAAATCTCTGTATTCCAGAAGCTGTTTGGGAATCCTCGATTCAGTGCAGTCTTCCAGTTTTATgctggtatcaccaaactgaGTACAAGTAGACCAATCCTCAGCAAGCTACCTCGATTCTTGTGTCCAGTTCCAGCCACTGTTTTTGATCTGGTCAGAAAGGTTGTCAAAACTGAGAAAGAGAAGTATGGTGAGCCGAAGCCCCTTTTGTTGTCcctcatcaattgtttgtacgaagctAAAGACTcgcgactgtgtgtgtttgtggctaatcTTCTTAATCACAATCTAAATCTTAATCacactacaatgaatcctATTGACTGCCTCTCTGTTGGATATTTTGCATCAGTTTGTTCCAATAGCAGTAATGGATTCACACTTAGCCTCAAAAATTGCTCTATTAGTGAAcaaggctgcaaatttcttgcccgaggactctccaagtgtcccaactctaataatgatattcctaCAGGAGGGATACACATCGCTGAGATTATCGAGAACACTAGTTCAATATCTGGATTGAATTTACCTTTTAATGCCATTGGCAACAGTGGACTTAGCACACTCTGTGAGGCCTTGTCAACGAACACATCATTAAAGACACTGAACCTGCGCAATTGCTCACTAACAATATCAGAcgacaatggagctgccctctatcaacttctgaatacaaacaattccctcgAATATCTTAGTTTGAATGgtaacacagtgactagctgtcgtcacattgctgctggacttgcagtTAATAAGACTCTGAGAACATTGGACTTGGAGTGCTGTgaactgactgatcagagtatcgaggaactatcaactggactgatcaacaAGATTAAAAGACTGTACATATGGGGTAATTCctcaataacagaagatggaatgaagacgcttgccagacatctaaccacccactgctctgaactgacacTATTGTTGATACCCGACCACCTAATATCCTGTAGCAAGACAGTATTCAGGGACGCTAAcgaagagaggaagagaaatggactacccgagattaatgtgtatgtgtattaa
- the LOC135339160 gene encoding NACHT, LRR and PYD domains-containing protein 3-like has product MIQKEEIQRGRIDDEFVRLSITGKIDDILLQKTPVNLTNIFSEIGNRRNFVLIEGAPGSGKSTLALHICQEWAEGKLFQEFDIAILVKLRDPLVREAITISDLLPCTNKAMANETETAIMSLYGKGVLWVLDGWDELPSDLPRDSIINKLIRPDMSRESPLHESAVIVTSRPSSSAELHPLVSSRVEVLGFTPHKLEQYFTECLKGDSQAVQTLLERIRENPVVEGSCYLPLNASIVVNCFLSDNHSLPTSNHGIFTSVVQSSLKRYLQEKLGKTTPVGNITSPDSLPSEIRTQTVQMCQLAYHGIEQNKATFTDRDLTALRITKDISNVGLLQTVSSIISDGHLVYYCFLHLSIQELLAAIHISLMSPKQQISVFQKLFGSPRFSAVFQFYAGITKLKTSRPILSLLPRFLCPVPATVFDLVRKVVKTEKEKFSFEPKPLLLSLINCLYEAEDSRLCVFVANLLNHNLDLDYTTMNPIDCLSVGYFASACSNTSNEFTLSLNNCSIDDQGCKFLARGLSKCPNSNNDIPTAGIHIAEIIENTSSISKLDLSNNAIGNSGLCTLCEALSTNTSLKILDLDYCSLTISDDNGAALYQLLNTNNSLEYLNLSDNTVTSCRHIAAGLAVNKTLRTLYLVSCELTDQSIEELSTGLINKIKALYIWGNDSITEDGIKTLSRHLTTHCSELTQLSIPRHLISCIETVFRDANKERKRNGLPEIDVY; this is encoded by the coding sequence atgattcagaaggaggaaatacagagaggaagaatcgacgatgaatttgttaggctatcaatcacaggaaaaattgacgatattttacttcaaaaaactccAGTTAACTTGACTAACATTTTCTCTGAGATTGGAAATAGacgaaactttgtgttgattgaaggagctcccggctctggcaagagcacccttgccctacacatctgtcaggagtgggcagagggaaaactgttccaagaattcgatattgcaatcctcgtGAAACTGAGAGATCCCCTCGTTAGAGAAGCCATTACAATTTCTGACTTACTTCCCTGCACAAACAAAGCGATGGCTAATGAAACAGAAACTGCAATTATGTCACTGTACggcaaaggtgtactgtgggtgctggACGGATGGGACGAACTTCCTTCTGACCTCCCTAGAGACTCAATCATCAACAAACTAATTCGACCAGACATGTCACGAGAAAGTCCGCTACACGAATCAGCTGTGATTGTAACATCTCGACCGTCATCTTCggctgagctccacccactagtatcgtccagggtggaggtgttggggttCACACCACATaaactagaacagtatttcACCGAGTGTCTGAAaggtgactcacaagctgtgcagactctactggagagaattcgagagaacccagtggtagaaggtagctgctacctccccctcaatgcttccattgtCGTTAATTGCTTCCTTTCTGACAACCACTCCCTCCCCACATCCAACCACGGGATATTCACATCGGTTGTCCAGAGCTctctcaagagatacctcCAGGAGAAGTTGGGGAAGACCACTCCAGTGGGAAACATCACATCCCCAGACTCACTGCCCTCGGAAATCAGAACACAGACCGtacaaatgtgtcaacttgcatatcaTGGGATCGAACAAAACAAAGCGACATTTACAGACAGGGATTTGACCGCTCTTCGCATTACGAAGGACATTTCAAACGTTGGATTATTACAAACTGTTTCCAGTATCATTAGCGATGGTCATCTGGTTTACTACTGCTTTCTCCACCTgtctattcaagagctactagcagcaatccacatctctctcatgtctcccaagcaacaaatttctgtattccagaagctgtttggtagtCCTCGATTCAGTGCAGTCTTCCAGTTTTATGCTGGTATCACCAAGCTGAAAACTAGTAGACCAATCCTCAGCTTGCTACCTCGATTCTTGTGTCCAGTTCCAGCCACTGTTTTTGATCTGGTCAGAAAGGTTGTCAAAACTGAGAAAGAGAAGTTTAGTTTTGAGCCGAAGCCCCTTTTGTTGTCcctcatcaattgtttgtacgaagctgaagactcgcgactgtgtgtgtttgtggctaatcTTCTTAATCACAATCTAGATCTTGATTacactacaatgaatcctATTGACTGCCTCTCTGTTGGATATTTCGCATCAGCTTGTTCCAACACCAGTAATGAATTCACACTTAGCCTCAACAATTGCTCTATTGATGAccaaggctgcaaatttctggcccgaggactctccaagtgtcccaactctaataatgatattcctaCAGCAGGGATACACATCGCTGAGATTATCGAGAACACTAGTTCAATATCTAAATTGGATTTGTCTAATAATGCCATTGGTAACAGTGGACTTTGCACACTCTGTGAGGCCTTGTCAACtaacacatcattaaagaTCCTGGACCTGGACTATTGCTCACTAACAATATCAGAcgacaatggagctgccctctatcaacttctgaatacaaacaattccctcgAATATCTTAATTTGTCTGAtaacacagtgactagctgtcgtcacattgctgctggacttgcagtcaataagactctgagaaCATTGTACTTGGTTTCCTGTgaactgactgatcagagtatcgaggagctatcaactggactgatcaacaAGATTAAAGCACTGTACATATGGGGTAATGActcaataacagaagatggaataAAGACGCTTTCCAGACATCTAACAacccactgctctgaactgacacAATTGTCGATACCCAGACACCTAATATCCTGTATCGAGACAGTATTCAGGGAcgctaacaaagagaggaagagaaatggactacccGAGATTGATGTGTATTAA
- the LOC135339179 gene encoding uncharacterized protein LOC135339179 — MATKEQNQDSTTSCPPFRERILLNHKLSSYRDYLQSRYRARVSTSVTQWPPVSTKTIFKLAMIQKEKIQRGRIDDEFFRLSITAKIDDILLQKTPVDLINIFSEIRDRRNFVLIEGAPGSGKSTLALHICQEWAKGKLFQELDIAILVKLRDPLVREAITIADILPCIDTAE; from the exons ATGGCtactaaagagcagaaccaag actccaccacctcgtgtcccccCTTCCGAGAGAGGatcctgctgaaccacaagctgtcctcgtacagggactacctacaaagtcgctacagagCACGAGTATCCACATCAGtcacacaatggcctcccgtctcaacaaaaacaattttcaaactggccatgattcagaaggagaaAATACAGAGAGGCAGAATTGACGATGAATTTTTTAGACTATCAATCACAGCAAAAATTGACGATATTttacttcaaaaaactccGGTTGACTTGATAAACATTTTCTCTGAGATTAGAGATAGacgaaactttgtgttgattgaaggagctcccggctctggcaagagcacccttgctctacacatctgtcaggagtgggcaaaggggaaactgttccaagagctcgatattgcaatcctcgtGAAACTAAGAGATCCCCTCGTTAGAGAAGCCATTACAATTGCTGACATACTTCCCTGCATTGATACGGCCgaataa